The sequence ATCGCCGAATACCAGTCTTGCTTCATCCTGCACACAATAAATGAGATGAATATTCACGTCCTGACTGAGTCTGGCATGGTGTCTGAGCCGTGCCAGAAAAGGGGTGATGCCGATGCCACCGGCAATCCATAACTCCGACTGATCCGGGCTGGCCTTAGGGTCAAAAAAGCGACCATAGGGGCCCTCTACACTGACTTCTGTGTTAATTGCAAGGTTTTGCAATGCCCGGCTGCCATCACCCAGTGCTTTGATGGCCATACGCAGGGTCGGCTCACAAGGCGACGAAGACAGCGTATATGGGTGTTCTTCGTTGTTGCCAGACTCCAGCTCGCGGCAAAAGGGGGTAAAATAAACAAACTGACCCGGCTGGTATTTCAGATGAGCCCGCTGAGGCTGTAGCGTCAGTTCCACCACATTATTCGCAGGGTGTGTAATTTCAGTTACCTTATAGGGCAGGCGACCACGCCAGCGCGAGAATATCCAGCGGTAGCCGATAGCACCAAGGGCCATCAATGCCAGCAAACCCCAGACAATATCTCCCCAATGACCGGGCAGGGTGCGACTGAGCATCAGCGTGTGCACCAAAGCAAATACCACAGTGACACCACTTAAGTTGTGCATCCATTTCCAGCGCTGGTAATCAGGCTTACCGAAAAAGGCAAAAGTCGGGGCCATAAAAATCATTAAGGCGATAAGTGCCACCCAGCCCCAAAGCACGGGTCTTTGTGAAGAGAACAATGTATTCACTGCAGCGTTCAGGGAGATTTCCGCGGCGGCAAAAGCGAGTAATAAGGGATGGGTGAGGATCATCAAAAAGCCAATGGCACCCAGCAGATGATGCAGTTTCCATAATTTAGTCAGTCCGCCAAAGGGTTGATCAAAACCCGGTACCCTGCAACAGAGTATGGCGGCCACCAGCAATAACGCCATCCCCCAGATGCCGGTCAGACGTCCCAGCAGATTCAACAGCGCCCCGGCAGATGAAAAATCTGAGGCAGTGATAAACAACAGGGCTAAAAGGCCGGGCAGAATGGCCAGTGTGAAGGTGATGATTTTACTTTGTGAGAGTACCACTGGTGCTGCCTTAATATTCATATCGATAACTTAAGCCCAACCAGGTCGCCTGATACCGGGGGCTCCGCTGCCCGGGTAACAGAACATTGCTAAGGGTATTCATTGCGACATTATCCAGGGCAAAATCATCGCTGTCGTAGGTCTCCCTGATAAGAGTCAGTGCTGCAGATGATGATGCAGATAAATGATAGCGTGCAGTCAGATTCGCTGTATTTAATTGTGTTTTAAGATCCGGCAGCGGTGCGCTTTGCAAGACGCTGCCATGATGATTGATCATCTCACCGACAGAACGACTGTGGTTAAATGACATTGACAGATCCAGGGTTCCTTGTGCCTGCCAGTCAGAAAAGGCCGGTCTGAGGCCCTGACGTTCCAGGCTAAATCCCAGTGTCTGAAAATCATCGCTGGCACTGACTTGCCAGTTGCGCTGTGGATCGAAAGCTTCAGCCGGAGCAAATCCGCGAAAGGAGCGGCCGGATTGCTGATATTGATAGTTGTCATAGCTATAAAATCCGGAAAGTTGCCAGTCCTTATCGCTGATATAACTGATATTGCCGTTAACCGAGTACATCTTTGAGCTGTTGAGTCCGAAGTGGCCGTCAGGATAGGTATCCTGGTTCCAGCTTAGTTGTGCCCCCAGACTCAGCGAAGTCTGAGGGTACCAGTCCGCTTGTAACGACACGCTATCCCGGTCCCGTTCACTCAGGTAGTACTTGCGCAGTAAGGGATGGTTCTCAAACTCTTCGGCCTCTGTAGTGCCGGGAACATGAGTCTGAATCAGTGGCCGGTTGCCAATATAGTCATCGGTGCGTCGCTGCTGGTGAGAATAACTGACTGCCATCGCCAGTGTCTCAAAGTAATGGCTGCGAAAGCCCAGGCGGATATCATTTTCCCTGGCCCGGGTAATTTCTGAATAATCCCGACGGGTGTCCGTGTAGTGATAACCCGCCTGTAACTGTGTTGCTGTCATTAGCCGCCAGTTCGCCTCGAGGTTTGCCTTACGTTTACTCAGGCTGTAAGGACGATTTAACCTGGCATCGGCAAAGCCCTGCTGATAAGCGGCATCGCCGGCAACCCGCTGGTAGGCTGCCACAGGCGTCTGATTGTCTCTGTCACGGTACGCTAACCTGGCGATCAGATTCAGGCCCGATAAGGGTCGTGAACTCAGGCGCAGATTGAGGTTAGTGGTGTCCACCCTGCCATCCAGCGACTGCATGGGCAGGGAAGCATTAACAATCAGCCGGGAGTTCGCAGTATAGGATAAAAAGCTCTGATTCTGAGATTGGCGTCCCAGTGCGGCATCAAGATAAAGCCGTGTGTAAGGTGTGAAGCGATAACTCCCGTTGACGCGAAACTGATGCGCCTGGTTATCCGGCTCTGTGGCCATCTGATTGATGCCATCAGGGAAACCCACCCCCGCAGCCCACTGAGGATGTTGTCCGAAGGCCGTGGGCCAGATTACTGAGGTCAGGGTATTGTCAAAAAATGAGCCGTGATAGCCCAGTGTCCAGCTTAACCTGCTGCCCAGATATGCCAGAGAAATACTGGCCTGATGGGTCTGATGATCCACTGGTGCCGCCAGTAAAACCGCGCGCACATTGCCACCGCTGGAACCCGTGGCACCGCCAAGGGCCTTGGTCCCTGTGACGCTGTCCCGGCGAAAATCAACATTCAAGGCCCAGTTTTCACCCAGGTTCCGCTGATAATCCAGTTCCAGCCAGTGGCGCTTGTGCCTGAGGCTGACAGGGTTCAGATGATCAGAAACAGAGGTCATGCCCGCAGTGGTGTTATCGTTAACCTGCCAGTTGCCTGGCAAGCTGAATTTTGCCAATCCGGTACTGTAAAAAGGGGTATGGGCATCATCATAGTCATATCCTGATATCTGGCGCCAGTTCAGATCCACTG comes from Lacimicrobium alkaliphilum and encodes:
- a CDS encoding ferric reductase-like transmembrane domain-containing protein, with the protein product MNIKAAPVVLSQSKIITFTLAILPGLLALLFITASDFSSAGALLNLLGRLTGIWGMALLLVAAILCCRVPGFDQPFGGLTKLWKLHHLLGAIGFLMILTHPLLLAFAAAEISLNAAVNTLFSSQRPVLWGWVALIALMIFMAPTFAFFGKPDYQRWKWMHNLSGVTVVFALVHTLMLSRTLPGHWGDIVWGLLALMALGAIGYRWIFSRWRGRLPYKVTEITHPANNVVELTLQPQRAHLKYQPGQFVYFTPFCRELESGNNEEHPYTLSSSPCEPTLRMAIKALGDGSRALQNLAINTEVSVEGPYGRFFDPKASPDQSELWIAGGIGITPFLARLRHHARLSQDVNIHLIYCVQDEARLVFGDELQKLSDSISGLSFTPHFFYQQGPLTSCFIKQHCPDFSHREAYICGPVPLIDSSRRILTDAGVPLNRITTEEFVLL
- a CDS encoding MtrB/PioB family decaheme-associated outer membrane protein, with the protein product MQATESLQGNIEASLGYLDQDAWQFGSSHGVNDLGFTPFVNIDLLLPGFTDTDKWQIGANQLGLSSARFMLKGQFDDNQSVDLNWRQISGYDYDDAHTPFYSTGLAKFSLPGNWQVNDNTTAGMTSVSDHLNPVSLRHKRHWLELDYQRNLGENWALNVDFRRDSVTGTKALGGATGSSGGNVRAVLLAAPVDHQTHQASISLAYLGSRLSWTLGYHGSFFDNTLTSVIWPTAFGQHPQWAAGVGFPDGINQMATEPDNQAHQFRVNGSYRFTPYTRLYLDAALGRQSQNQSFLSYTANSRLIVNASLPMQSLDGRVDTTNLNLRLSSRPLSGLNLIARLAYRDRDNQTPVAAYQRVAGDAAYQQGFADARLNRPYSLSKRKANLEANWRLMTATQLQAGYHYTDTRRDYSEITRARENDIRLGFRSHYFETLAMAVSYSHQQRRTDDYIGNRPLIQTHVPGTTEAEEFENHPLLRKYYLSERDRDSVSLQADWYPQTSLSLGAQLSWNQDTYPDGHFGLNSSKMYSVNGNISYISDKDWQLSGFYSYDNYQYQQSGRSFRGFAPAEAFDPQRNWQVSASDDFQTLGFSLERQGLRPAFSDWQAQGTLDLSMSFNHSRSVGEMINHHGSVLQSAPLPDLKTQLNTANLTARYHLSASSSAALTLIRETYDSDDFALDNVAMNTLSNVLLPGQRSPRYQATWLGLSYRYEY